The genomic segment GCTTTAATTTTAGGTGCTTTATTTATTGCTATCTTTTTTGTAATGGCTATGACTGCACAGAAAAACGGCGTTTCAGTAACTTCTATAGCAGGAAAAATGTCTGTGGTAGTTCCTGTTTTTTTTGGAATTATTTTATATAACGAATCTGTTACTTTTTTAAAAATAGTAGGAATAATTATTGCTTTAGTGGCGGTTTATTTATCTTCCGTAAAAGAAGAAAAATCAAACAAAAAAGGAACTTTATTATTCCCCATTTTATTGTTTTTAGGTTCTGGAACCATAGATACTTTAATAAAATATGTGCAAACGAATCATGTCTCACAACAAGATATCTCTATTTTTTCTGGAAGTTTATTCGGAATTGCAGCTTTTTTTGGTTTTCTAATTTTAGTTTTTAAAGCCATCAAAAAAAGAGAGTCTTTTGGTGTGAAAAATATAATTGCAGGAATTATTTTGGGAGTTCCCAATTATTATTCAATTATTTTTTTAATTAAAGCGTTGCAAGACAAAAATTTCGAAAGTTCTGTTTTGTTTACGGTTAATAATGTTGGAATTGTAATTTTATCAACTTTAATAGGTTTGTTGTTGTTTAAAGAGAAATTCAGCTTAAAAAATAAAATAGGAGTTGCGTTGGCAGTTTTAGGTATTGTTTTGGTAACTATTGCTTAGTTCTTTAGGGTTTAAAGTTTCAAAAGTTCAAAGTAAACTGGTTAAACAACTGGTAAAGTTTATAAAACTTACTATTTTTAAGAATTTATAGATTTAAAATGAAAAAAGACGCATATAAAACCATCGAAAAACCCTCTAAAGAAACACTTTTTAAAGAAAAAGGAAGTAAGTTTTTTGGCTATGCTTTTCCTGTTTTTTCTGAAGATGATGTAAAAGAATGCTTGGAAGAATTGAAGAAAAAACACCATGCTGCTCGTCATTTTTGTTATGCCTATCAAATAGGAATAGAGAACATTCAATACAGAGCAAACGACGATGGCGAACCTAATAATTCTGCAGGTTTGCCTATTTATGGGCAAATTAAGTCTTTTAAAGTTACCAATATTTTAATCGTTTCTGTCCGTTATTTTGGTGGCACAAAATTAGGAGTTGGTGGATTAATATCAGCATATAAAACATCTGCACAATTGGCTTTGGAAGCTTCAGAAATTATAGAAAAAACAATTGATATTTATTATTTATTAAAGTTTAATTACGATTTAATGAATCCTGTTATGAGGATTATCAAAGAGAAAAATATTGAAATTGTAAATCAGAAATTAGAAATGGATTGCGAATACACGATTTCTGTAAGAAAAAAT from the Polaribacter cellanae genome contains:
- a CDS encoding EamA family transporter; translation: MMYLVLSILFSTGLFVIFKYFGIYKVDVLKAIFVNYIVAFSMGFLLAERKIPIAEIYLEPWFSGALILGALFIAIFFVMAMTAQKNGVSVTSIAGKMSVVVPVFFGIILYNESVTFLKIVGIIIALVAVYLSSVKEEKSNKKGTLLFPILLFLGSGTIDTLIKYVQTNHVSQQDISIFSGSLFGIAAFFGFLILVFKAIKKRESFGVKNIIAGIILGVPNYYSIIFLIKALQDKNFESSVLFTVNNVGIVILSTLIGLLLFKEKFSLKNKIGVALAVLGIVLVTIA
- a CDS encoding IMPACT family protein; amino-acid sequence: MKKDAYKTIEKPSKETLFKEKGSKFFGYAFPVFSEDDVKECLEELKKKHHAARHFCYAYQIGIENIQYRANDDGEPNNSAGLPIYGQIKSFKVTNILIVSVRYFGGTKLGVGGLISAYKTSAQLALEASEIIEKTIDIYYLLKFNYDLMNPVMRIIKEKNIEIVNQKLEMDCEYTISVRKNDAATIYTIFDTLYKVEVKELE